The genomic DNA ATATCAAAGGTTTTATTAATCTCAATTAAAAAAACGCTTAATACGTTGTTTTAGAGCCTTTATTGGGTGTTTCCTTTCCCACTCTCTTTTTCTTTTCTCAAATTGCATCTGAGCCTGGTTATTCATTGCAAATTTAGCGTAAGAGCTCGACATTTTTTCTAATAAAGAATTGATGTGCTTTTTACGCTTATACATTAAGTACAGATAAGCAAAAAAGAGGATAAAAACGATAATAAGGGCATTATAAAAAACAATAATAAAAAGGGCGTTCATTCTATTCTTTCATTTAAGGTATTTATTAGGCATTTTAATTGCCTGGAATGGGTAAAAAGACCAGGTGATCTAAGGTAAAGATTAAGCCAGATTCTATTATTAAAATATCATTAATTCTTTACTTTGATACACACCTAACGCAAATTTAAAATTTGCCTTTTTTTCCTTTATAAATCAAGGGTTTGAGTGTTTTCGACCACATTTTTAGAGGGGGGAAGCTGATTCTGTAGAGAATCTGTAGCGCACCCCCAGAGAATCTCTTGATTTCATTATGAATTTTACCAAAAGATTCTGTAGAGAATCTGTAGAGATGCAATTTTGCATCTAAAAAACCCAAAAAACAGCAAATACCTCACGTTTCCTGATGAATGTTTTATGAGTTTATTTTAGATTTTTTTTGTGACGGCGTCTTAATTTTAAATACAAAAACGCTCATTTTCTTTTACAAAAGACTTAGGCAATTCTTATCACAATGATTTTCATCACAACTAAACAAGGAGAAATTATGTCAGGTATAAATAAATCTATTCAACAAAATCTATCTGATTTTTAGGTATCTCTACTAATTCATAAAGTGATAGCTTATAACCTCTCTTTTTCAATTCAGCCCAAATATCACGCTCTTTCCCAAATTTTGACTTATGACTTTCATTGACCGCTAAAAATTTAGCATAATGCACCAGGTCATCTAGCGGCACATCATCTATCACCTCATAAAAACCATCTAGCTTTAATAGACAATCCTTAGCGTAAATAGCGTATTCATGCGAGCTAAACTTTGGATTTTGCGCATCAAACTTAACGAAAGAACCATACTTGTTTTTATGGGGGAACGCCGGGCGTTTCTGTTCGATTTTTACCGCACTTTTCTTGCTTTTAATTGTAAACTTTAACGAAACAATGCTGCGCCCTCGCTTGATCGGCTCAACACTTACAAGAAGATCCGATTTAGCATTGATTTCATCAATAGCGGGCGTTAAAACACGCTGGTTAAAATTATTATATCTATCGTATTTATCCGAAACTTGTAACCAATCTTTAAGCTCATCAACACTTGTTTGTCTCCACCCTGTATCCCTATATTGAGAGCATAATTCATATAATCGAATTGTATGCGTACTAGAAAAAGCACCAATATTTACCAATTGATATTTAGTAAAGTTATTATGCAACTGCGCGATATAGGGTAGTAAATCCTCATGGAATTCGATATAAAAACGCCCTTCTTTTTTGAAATATGTTCTCTTATTAACTAAAACCACTTCAGTTAATTCTTTTTCATTATCTACCAATACAATCCAACGCTTTGATATTTTAAGTATTGCATTCCTAACCTGGGTATAAGCTGATTTTTCATCAACATCAGGAAAATGCTTACAGAAATCCGCAATAGTAAAATCAAACCCACGTTTAATAGGATTTTCAGGATTAAAAACACCTAGCGTCAAAGACAAAATTCTCATTTCATCAAGAGTCATGGAATAACTAGCTTGAACAAAACTATTAGCTTTAGAAATTGTTAATGATGTATCAGTCATAACCCACCCTTAAGGTAACAAACAGCCATTAAAGACTACAATAAAAAATACAAGTAGTCAAATACCGTAAATTTGTAGTCTTTTAACCGTAAATTTGTAGTCTTATAACCGTAAATCTGTAGTCTTATAAATCGCAAACCCCTTGTGCGACAAGCGATCCCAGAGCCTACAAACAAGAATACAAACAAGAATACAAAAAATAGAGCCTAAAGGCTCTTTTTGGGGGCTTTCAGCCCTAATTTTTTATTTT from Haemophilus parainfluenzae includes the following:
- a CDS encoding replication initiation protein, whose amino-acid sequence is MTDTSLTISKANSFVQASYSMTLDEMRILSLTLGVFNPENPIKRGFDFTIADFCKHFPDVDEKSAYTQVRNAILKISKRWIVLVDNEKELTEVVLVNKRTYFKKEGRFYIEFHEDLLPYIAQLHNNFTKYQLVNIGAFSSTHTIRLYELCSQYRDTGWRQTSVDELKDWLQVSDKYDRYNNFNQRVLTPAIDEINAKSDLLVSVEPIKRGRSIVSLKFTIKSKKSAVKIEQKRPAFPHKNKYGSFVKFDAQNPKFSSHEYAIYAKDCLLKLDGFYEVIDDVPLDDLVHYAKFLAVNESHKSKFGKERDIWAELKKRGYKLSLYELVEIPKNQIDFVE